TTAACCAAGCTGTCTCTGAATCCGAGCACATGGAAACTTTCTGCAACAAAGCATCCAGAAACACCACTAGCAATAGCACAACTTACAACACAAATCTCAAAACTCTTCTCTCCACTCTTAGTAACCAATCATCATTCGCTAACTACTACAACCTCACGACAGGTCTAGCTTCAGACACAGTCCATGGAATGTTCTTCTGCATTGGAGATGTCAACAGAACAAGCTGCAATGCATGCGTCAAGAGTGCAACAATCGAGATTGCTAAAAACTGTACTAACCATCGAGAAGCAATCATTTACTACTTCTCTTGTATGGTTCGATACTCAGATAAGTTTTTCCTCTCCACCTTAGAGACGAAGCCTAATACCTTTTGGTCTTCGACCGATCCAATACCCAAATCATATGGTAAATTTGAGCAGAGGTTGTCTGACAAAATGGGAGAAGTTATTGTTAGATCATCTTTCCTATCTTCTTCGTTTACGCCATATTATCTTCAAGATATAACTAGGATCGATGACCAGTATGATCTTCAGTCTGTTGTCCAGTGTAGTCCTCATTTGGATCCTGGAAACTGCACCACATGTCTGAAACTTGCGTTCCAAGAACTAACTCACTGCTGTAGTGATCAGCTTTGGGCTTTCATCTTCACCCCCAAATGTTTAGTGAGTTTTGATACCTCAAATTCATCACTGTTGCCTAATCACAGCGGTGCCTTCTCGATTAGAGGTAAGTATATACAGTGCTATGTATCTATGAAATAATGATGGGTTATacacttttttatttagatAGAGTAGATGATATACGTACCTTTGACATGTTATGTATACTAAAACAAATATACTAATTAGGATATATATTGtgacaaattttgtaaatttttgatATAGAACTTATGTTTCAACTtatcagatttatttttcaaataatttagaaataaaatgtatttaagacaaaaaaaaaagaacaaaataactGCAACATTTATcttctcctaatttttttttgtaaagaacaTTAATTCTCTGTTGTATGTTCTTTTAGCATTATATGgtcaatctctttttttttttttttgtcaatctcGTAATGTTtggattattttgtttttgttatacaGGAAATAACAGAATATTTGGGGGAATGGTTCTTGGTGCGGCCGCTTCGGTGTTTGCACTTTTCGGTTTATAGTCAgatttaaaattacaatattgaGAAAAAGGCTTGCTTCTAGTTTCCATTTGAATTTTTGCAAAGAGCAATACATATAACTATTGTTTCCGTTAATAATGCGCCATGCGTATGTCTTATTGTGTAAGGCTTGCTTGtccctttttttaataatgatttgtgtttttaattcaTTTGATTTTGGACTATATATTAACTAGGAGCAGACCAACAAATAACTCGGTTTAGAAATATCATCAGAAGTgtgtaatattaaaaatatcacACACGTACTACTAATATAAGGATGTTTGAAATTGTATAATAATCACTGACGGATCTTTCCGAAAAACAATGTAAATTTTTTGAACTGTATATACTATGGACGGCTTAGAAGACAATGTAAAGGATCTGCCGAAGGAGTTTTGTTTTGCCGGTGAGGAAGAGGGGGAGTTGGAGTTTACAATCAGTTATAGCTACCCTTGGTTTCATCCACGATGTGGATGTTGTCAGAAATGGGGTCACCTTAGTGCAACTTGTTTATCTGTTGCGGTGGTTGTCGCAGAGCAACAAGATCCTGGCTCAAGTGCGGCTCAACATAGCAGCCCTCCCAAATCTCAACTTAAAGATAATGCAGAGACTGCAGTTGTCGAACTTGCAGAACAGTCAGAGTTGGCTCCCGCTGTGGGTGGCACGGATAAGGGGAGTGTGCCTCCAGTTAGTGTAGAGAAACCGGGACAAGAGCTTTGGATCACGCCTAAGTCGACTCGAGGGAGTCCTGGGAAAATAAAAGATATGACATTGGTGGCGGGAGTCTCTCTTTTGAAAAACTCCTTCTCTGCTTTGGGGGAAGTTCCGGATGAGAATCAGGATGCACATGCAGTAGTCGACTCTAGGTCGACTGTTGTGGTTGCTCAAACTACAGTCAAGCCCCAGGAGACTGATAAACCGCAGGTTTCGCAGAACTCACAGGGGGAGGTCCCTATGCGTACTTATCTCCTTCGAGGGACAAAACGGCTCAGAAAACAGTATCTACTCTTCCTACTAATTCGACTAGGGACCAACCTAGGATTCCGGGTAGGAAGCCACACTCCAAACCTTAATGCCAGGGTTTTCTTGGAATGTTCGTGGTTTAAATAAGACGTCTAAACATTCCGTTATCAACGAATGGGTTGCGAGGAGTAATTTTCAGTTTGGTGCTTGTTGGAGACTAGGGTGAAGGAATCAAAAGCAGAGAAGCTGGGGAGGAAGTTGTTTCCCGGTTGGTCAGTGTTGACAAATTATGAACATAGTAGCAGGGGGCGCATTTGGGTGCTCTGGAAGGAGAATGTAAGGGTTGATCCTTTCTTTAAAAGCGAACAGCTCATTACTTGCTCTGTTAAGTTGGATAATTTAGAGGAGGAGTTCTTTTGCTCTTTCGTGTATGCTCTCCACACAGAGGAGGCACCGAAGCAGTTGTGGCAAGAGATAAGGGATCACTATGCATCTCCTTTATTTGTAATAAACCTTGGGTTATATTGGGAGATTTCAATGAAACACTTGATATGGCTGAGCACTCTCGTGTTGATGATAGTCCGATGATCACAGCGGGCATGCGGGACTTTCAAGCAGTGATTAACTCCTGTTCTTTAGCGGACATGACCTTCCATGGTCCTTGTTTACTTGGTGCAATAAGAGGGAAAATGATTTGATCCTTAAGAAACTGGATCGTGTGATGGTGAATGTTGCGTGGGGGAATGTTTTCTCGCAGAGTTATACTGTGTTTGAGGCAGGCGACTATTCAGATCATCTCTACTGTCGACTCATGGTCTGTGGGGAGGCTGCTCCGTTTACCAAACGACGACCTTTCAAATTTGTGAATGCTTTGACTGAAATGGAGGAGTTTAGGCCTTTAGTGGCTGACTACTGGAACGGCACAGAACCTCTGTTTTTGTCAACTTCCACTCTGTTTCGTTTCTCGAAGAAGTTAAAAGGGCTCGAACCCCGTCTACGCAGTCTGGCTAAGATGCGAATGGGGAATCTTGTTAAGAATACTAAAGCGGCTCTGGACACTTTGTACCGTAAGCAACAAGCCAACTTGCTGCAGCCTTCAGTGCAAGCtatggaggaggagaatgagGCTTATCGGCGTTGGGATTTCCTGGCAGGGTTGGAGGAAAAATATCTCAAGCAGAAGTCCAAGTTGCATTGGCTACAGGTGGGATATCGAAACAATAAAACGTTTCATAGAGCAGCACAGGTGAGGGAAGCACAAAATAATATTCGGGAAGTGCAAGGTCTTGATGGTCGGGTTGCTGTCACGGCTGAGGACATCAAAGCTGAGGCTGAGCGACATTTTAGTGAGTTCTTACAGTATATTCCTTCTGATTTTGAGGGTGTTACGGAGGAAGGGATGGCGAGTTTGATGCCTTATCGTTGCACTGAAGGGGATTGTCTTGCCCTTACTAAAGAAGTGTCGGGTGAAGAAATAAGGAGAGTGTTGTTTGCTATGCCTTCTGATAAGTCCCCTGGACCTGATGGATACACAGTGGAGTTTTACAAAGAAACTTGGCCGTTAATTGGAAGGGAGTTTGTCTTAGCGGTTCAGTCCTTCTTTGCAAAAGGTTTCTTGCCAAAGGGGGTTAACGCTACTATACTTGCACTCATTCCCAAATCATTAGAAGCAAGGCAAATGAAAGATTATAGGCCTATATCTTGTTGCAATGTGCTATATAAGGTGATCTCCAAAGTTTTAGCCAATAGGCTGAAGCGTGTGCTGCCCAAGTTTATTTCCAGTAATCAGTCGGCGTTTGTTCAAGATAGGTTGTTGATTGAGAATGTGTTGTTGGCAACAGAGTTGGTCAAAGACTACCACAAGGACTCTATCTCTAGTCGATGTGCAATCAAGATTGATATTTCCAAAGCTTTCGACTCGGTTCAGTGGTCGTTTCTCGCTAAAACACTCTCTGCTATGCAGTTCACCCCACTATTTATTCACTGGTTGATGCTCTGTGTATCTACAGCTTCTTTTTCAGTACAAGTGAATGGGGAACTTGCAGGCTATTTTCGAAGCTCTAGAGGCCTCCGTCAGGGTTGCCCGTTATCGCCGTATTTGTTTGTCATCTGCATGGATGTCCTTTCAAAAATGCTTGATAAGGCGGCTGGAGAGCGGTTGATCGGTTACCATCCACGGTATCGCCAGCTAGGTCTCACGCATTTGAGTTTTGCAGATGATCTTATGGTTCTAACGGACGGTAAGCTGTGATCTATCATGGGCATTCTTGATGTTTTTGCAGAGTTTGCTATGATGTCAAGGTTGAAGATCAGTATGGAGAAATCCACAATCTATTTGGCTGGGGAGTCAGTTATACCAGAGGCTCGAATCCCGTTTGACATCGGTCGTCTGCCGGTTCGATATCTAGGCTTGTCGTTGGTCATAAAACAGCTAACACTTGCCGACTGCTCTCCCTTGCTGGAACAGCTTTGGAAGCAGATAGGTTCGTGGACAACACGTCATCTCTCTTATGCGGGACAGTTCAACTTGATATCCTCGATGCTCTGGAGTGTTTGTAACTTTTGGCTAGGTGCTTACTGTCTACCTAAAAAATGTTTGGAGACTATTGACTCCATGTGCTCGGGAATCCTCTGGTCCGGGGTTGATTTGAATCCTAAGAAAGCTAAGGTGTCGTGGGAGGCAGTTTGTAAGCCGAAAGCTGAGGGGGGACTTGGTCTGAGATCTCTACGTGAAGCCAATACAGTGAGTTATTTGAAGTTAATCTGGCGTGTGGTCTCGAGGGGTAACTCTTTGTGGGTTCAGTGGGTTCATTCAAGCTTACTAAAGCAGGCTTCTTTTTGGTCAGTGAAGGATACCACCAGTCTTGGCTCGTGGATATGGAAAAAGCTGCTTAAATACAGGGGTTTGGCTCGAGATTTTTGCAAAGTCGAAGTGGGAAATGGTGAGACTACTTCTTTTTGGTACGATAGCTGGTCGAACATGGGATATCTCTTGGAGGCAGTGGGGGAGAGAGGGATTATTGACTTGGGGATATCTAGGCAGAGCAAATTAGCGGAAGCATGGGATCACCGTCGTCGGAGACGGCATCAGGGGCATCAGCTCAATGAGGTTGAACAGATCCTGTACCAACTAAGGGATGTACGCTCATTAGGAGAGGATAAATTTCTATGGCGGGGTAAGAATGATGTTTTTCGATCCAAGTTTTCCACATCGGATACGTGGAACCATATTAGAACCACAGCGAGTACGGTAGCCTGGCATAAGGGGGTTTGGTTCACTCACTGTACACCAAAGTTTTCCTTCTGTGTGTGGCTCGCCGTCCAAGACCGTCTATCCACTGGTGCTCGTATGATTATGTGGAATGGTGGGGCTGCGGGAATGTGTTCTTTCTGCAACTCGAGTTTAGAGATGCGtgaccatctcttc
The sequence above is a segment of the Camelina sativa cultivar DH55 chromosome 10, Cs, whole genome shotgun sequence genome. Coding sequences within it:
- the LOC104719796 gene encoding cysteine-rich repeat secretory protein 57-like, which gives rise to MATTKKLSTLFCLSSLFCLLFTINQAVSESEHMETFCNKASRNTTSNSTTYNTNLKTLLSTLSNQSSFANYYNLTTGLASDTVHGMFFCIGDVNRTSCNACVKSATIEIAKNCTNHREAIIYYFSCMVRYSDKFFLSTLETKPNTFWSSTDPIPKSYGKFEQRLSDKMGEVIVRSSFLSSSFTPYYLQDITRIDDQYDLQSVVQCSPHLDPGNCTTCLKLAFQELTHCCSDQLWAFIFTPKCLVSFDTSNSSLLPNHSGAFSIRGNNRIFGGMVLGAAASVFALFGL